A part of Melittangium boletus DSM 14713 genomic DNA contains:
- a CDS encoding TonB-dependent receptor plug domain-containing protein, translating into MKFALSRPHSFLLACVLLMARPVLAQDSSLLHTPPAQAQAREAFVVDGVLTGTQRISRVVIRYRGSGEPYTEAPMELQYGDLYRGTIPAGSMAPPGVEYYMEGFTAGGERVPLFKSATRPARVNIAGEAPAPRAPVVVQAPEPPPPPPSRTSRPSRAERRGERKPVAEPEPAPPRAPERKPEPARGSDDDDMAALTAELPPGEDVPAERPAAPVRRAPEPVAAPAPDHSQMEEDLALYTAEDTLALATRHEQSVKKVPAIAASFGREQIRSLGARTVADVLDVVPGVTISRDVQGSYRTAIRGLRNDAEVLFLLNGHRLNSFFDGKALMNLPVENLERIEVIRGPGSSLYGAGAFLGVVNLVTQRAEGVLSAVSAGGFPKDEGGLSPTVDGHVSGAYHLEGLELFGDADVWYQKGDSMAIQEDALNTETLAQKLRDALDPAGYTQDDRFLVNVGLGGRYNLSSKRHLTASARLMSENRAALVGLFDTMGPDSRLKWLVLLGDITYEQDVNEQVHLRARLYGDRQSTDRLFQIAPRGFRTGSDDATQLFAEGLLEQTLVTVSTVGASLDTDLSLFEGNRLSLGAVAELQMLNGYSYETNYTADSRLRPSLATPEGLVDILELAGGAAARRLTFGVFAQDQWTVVEPLTLTLGIRVDATQLPSVDSSNVITGTQLVPSINPRVGLVFSATDSLVLKLLYGRAFRPPTMQELLEKIPNTYYNQGRYEGNPSLQPAVVNTLEAGADLVRTSGESRVRLRANAFFESFSSPIAAVDTSGNIVPVLNRDLGVRVYGVEAEARLEASRRATAWVNASLFRAEDLELPESQRYLTDTPQARFNAGLSMPIGDLVNFDLVVRTGAERRNNTRTILELIRRYKIPAYSTITAQVRSEPIADHFELALVVQNAFDSDQRDDVPRPDRVPGLLPRDGVSAFLTLRAHN; encoded by the coding sequence GTGAAGTTCGCCCTCTCGCGCCCCCACTCCTTCCTGCTCGCGTGCGTGCTCCTCATGGCACGGCCCGTCCTCGCGCAGGACTCGTCGCTGCTTCACACGCCGCCCGCCCAGGCGCAGGCCAGAGAGGCCTTCGTGGTCGATGGCGTCCTCACCGGCACGCAGCGCATCTCGCGCGTGGTCATCCGCTACCGCGGCTCCGGGGAGCCCTACACGGAGGCGCCCATGGAGTTGCAGTACGGCGACCTCTACCGGGGCACCATCCCGGCGGGGAGCATGGCCCCACCCGGCGTCGAGTACTACATGGAGGGCTTCACGGCCGGGGGAGAGCGGGTGCCGCTGTTCAAGAGCGCCACGCGCCCGGCCCGCGTCAACATCGCGGGGGAGGCGCCCGCGCCCCGGGCTCCCGTGGTGGTCCAGGCCCCCGAGCCGCCGCCTCCTCCTCCTTCCCGGACGAGCCGCCCCTCCAGGGCCGAGCGGCGCGGAGAGCGCAAGCCCGTGGCGGAGCCGGAGCCCGCCCCCCCGCGTGCTCCCGAGCGCAAGCCGGAGCCCGCGCGCGGCTCGGATGACGACGACATGGCGGCCCTGACCGCGGAGCTGCCTCCGGGCGAGGATGTTCCCGCGGAGCGTCCGGCGGCCCCCGTGCGTCGCGCGCCCGAGCCCGTCGCCGCGCCCGCGCCGGATCACTCCCAGATGGAGGAGGATCTGGCGCTCTATACCGCCGAGGACACACTGGCGCTCGCCACCCGGCACGAGCAGTCGGTGAAGAAGGTGCCCGCCATCGCGGCCTCCTTCGGGCGTGAGCAGATCCGCTCGCTCGGGGCGCGCACGGTGGCGGACGTGCTGGACGTGGTGCCCGGCGTCACCATCAGCCGCGACGTGCAGGGCTCCTACCGGACGGCCATTCGCGGCCTGCGCAACGACGCCGAGGTGCTCTTCCTGCTCAACGGCCACCGCCTCAACAGCTTCTTCGATGGCAAGGCGTTGATGAACCTGCCGGTGGAGAACCTGGAGCGCATCGAGGTCATCCGCGGACCGGGCTCGTCGCTGTACGGCGCGGGCGCCTTCCTGGGGGTGGTGAACCTGGTCACCCAGCGCGCCGAGGGGGTGCTCTCGGCCGTCTCCGCGGGAGGTTTCCCCAAGGACGAGGGCGGTCTGTCGCCCACGGTGGACGGTCATGTGTCGGGCGCCTACCACCTCGAGGGGCTGGAGCTCTTCGGTGACGCGGACGTCTGGTACCAGAAGGGTGACTCGATGGCGATCCAGGAGGACGCGCTCAACACGGAGACGCTCGCCCAGAAGCTGCGGGATGCGTTGGATCCCGCGGGCTACACCCAGGACGACCGCTTCCTGGTCAACGTGGGTCTGGGAGGGCGCTACAACCTGTCGAGCAAGCGCCACCTCACCGCGTCCGCGCGGCTGATGTCCGAGAACCGCGCCGCGCTCGTGGGCCTCTTCGACACGATGGGCCCGGACTCCCGCCTCAAGTGGCTGGTGCTCCTGGGCGACATCACCTACGAGCAGGACGTGAACGAGCAGGTGCACCTGCGCGCGCGCCTGTACGGGGACAGGCAGAGCACGGACCGGCTCTTCCAGATCGCCCCGCGAGGCTTCCGCACCGGTTCGGATGACGCCACCCAGCTCTTCGCCGAGGGATTGCTCGAGCAGACGCTCGTGACGGTGAGCACCGTGGGCGCGAGCCTGGACACGGATCTCTCGCTCTTCGAGGGCAATCGCCTGTCGCTGGGCGCCGTGGCGGAGCTGCAGATGCTCAACGGCTACAGCTACGAGACCAACTACACCGCGGACAGCCGGCTCCGCCCCTCCCTGGCAACGCCCGAGGGGCTGGTGGACATCCTGGAGCTGGCGGGGGGCGCGGCCGCGCGGCGCTTGACGTTCGGCGTCTTCGCGCAGGATCAGTGGACGGTGGTGGAGCCGCTCACGCTCACCCTGGGGATTCGCGTGGACGCCACCCAGCTGCCGTCCGTGGACTCCTCCAACGTCATCACCGGCACGCAGCTGGTGCCGAGCATCAATCCCCGGGTGGGACTCGTCTTCTCCGCCACGGACTCGCTCGTGCTCAAGCTGCTGTATGGCCGCGCCTTCCGGCCGCCCACGATGCAGGAGCTGCTCGAGAAGATTCCCAACACCTACTACAACCAGGGCCGCTACGAGGGAAACCCGTCCTTGCAGCCCGCCGTGGTGAACACGCTCGAGGCGGGCGCGGACCTCGTGCGCACGTCGGGCGAGTCTCGCGTGCGGCTGCGCGCCAACGCCTTCTTCGAGAGCTTCAGCTCGCCCATCGCCGCGGTGGACACCTCGGGCAACATCGTCCCCGTGCTCAACCGGGACCTGGGTGTGCGCGTGTACGGCGTGGAAGCCGAGGCCCGGCTCGAGGCCAGCCGGCGCGCCACCGCCTGGGTCAACGCGAGCCTCTTCCGCGCCGAGGACCTGGAGCTGCCCGAGAGCCAGCGCTACCTCACCGACACGCCCCAGGCGCGTTTCAACGCGGGCCTGTCCATGCCCATTGGCGACCTGGTCAACTTCGATCTCGTGGTGCGCACGGGCGCCGAGCGGCGCAACAACACCCGGACCATCCTCGAGCTCATCCGCCGCTACAAGATTCCCGCCTACAGCACCATCACCGCGCAGGTGCGCAGCGAGCCCATCGCGGACCACTTCGAGCTGGCGCTGGTGGTGCAGAACGCCTTCGACTCCGATCAGCGCGACGACGTCCCTCGTCCGGATCGCGTCCCCGGTCTGCTTCCCCGTGACGGCGTCTCCGCCTTCCTGACCCTGAGGGCCCACAACTGA
- a CDS encoding ChaN family lipoprotein, whose translation MRASLALHLALFRRQKAQIARVIEGQTAAFRAYEARYRRRTSEYRRVLPAHAVSQQVRASDVVYVGDYHTLPLAQETYLDLVEGVRESERRVVLALECVEGRHQASVDAYLAGRLAERVLLSRLGLGPGQGSGSGPRALLAYAKRHRLQVVAIDRRAQGERSLELRDAYAAERIARALRAGDQPRVLVLVGQYHVAPCHLPAQVERALGEASGARSLVVYQNAEGVYWRLAREGKVGAAQAVELPDGALCLLNASPVVCQQSFLDYLEAEAGDSPLGERGATERFRELASLIGRLAGVSVGRWLDDAEVVTAADEDALVRIQQRGRFTQGELAQLRRHILSRESCYIPRARTAYLASLSLNHAAEEAAHFVRHCAVGDAMDAPRGASDAFYARCLEEALGFFGSKLVNPRRGCVGTGEWALRFAQARGVERQIAAFVLAHKAAEVEVPHEAVKLLPLRKDRLFHGVSHALGYLLGDALYQGFDQGLVDRTEVRALFRNPLEDPRLTYFDWVRRLSR comes from the coding sequence ATGCGCGCGTCGCTCGCCCTCCACCTCGCCCTGTTCCGCCGCCAGAAGGCCCAGATCGCCCGGGTCATCGAAGGACAGACGGCGGCCTTCCGCGCCTACGAGGCCCGCTACCGCCGCCGCACCTCCGAGTACCGGCGCGTGCTGCCCGCGCATGCCGTCTCCCAGCAGGTGCGCGCCTCGGACGTCGTCTATGTGGGTGACTACCACACGCTGCCGCTCGCCCAGGAAACGTACCTGGACCTCGTCGAGGGCGTGCGGGAGTCGGAACGCCGGGTGGTGCTGGCGCTCGAGTGCGTGGAAGGCCGGCACCAGGCGTCCGTGGATGCCTACCTGGCGGGCCGGCTCGCCGAGCGCGTCCTGCTCTCGCGCCTGGGGCTCGGACCGGGACAAGGCTCCGGCTCGGGCCCCCGCGCGCTGCTCGCCTACGCGAAGCGTCATCGCCTCCAGGTGGTGGCCATCGACCGGCGGGCCCAGGGGGAACGTTCCCTGGAGTTGAGGGACGCCTACGCGGCGGAGCGCATCGCCCGCGCGCTGCGGGCCGGGGACCAGCCCCGCGTCCTCGTGCTCGTGGGCCAGTACCACGTGGCGCCCTGCCACCTGCCCGCCCAGGTGGAGCGGGCCCTGGGGGAAGCGTCCGGAGCGCGCTCGCTCGTGGTGTACCAGAACGCCGAGGGCGTCTACTGGCGGCTCGCCCGCGAGGGGAAGGTCGGCGCGGCCCAGGCGGTGGAGTTGCCCGATGGCGCGCTGTGCCTGCTCAACGCCTCGCCCGTGGTGTGCCAGCAGAGCTTCCTCGACTACCTGGAGGCGGAAGCCGGGGACTCACCGCTCGGGGAGCGCGGCGCCACGGAGCGATTCCGGGAGCTCGCGAGCCTCATCGGCCGGCTGGCGGGCGTCTCCGTGGGCCGGTGGCTCGACGACGCCGAGGTGGTGACGGCCGCGGACGAGGACGCGCTGGTGCGCATCCAGCAACGGGGCCGCTTCACGCAAGGCGAGCTCGCGCAACTGCGCCGGCACATCCTCTCGCGCGAGAGCTGCTACATCCCCCGGGCACGCACCGCCTACCTGGCGTCGCTGTCGCTCAACCACGCGGCCGAGGAGGCGGCGCACTTCGTGCGGCACTGCGCCGTGGGAGACGCCATGGACGCGCCCCGCGGCGCCTCGGACGCCTTCTACGCGCGCTGCCTGGAGGAGGCGCTGGGCTTCTTCGGCTCCAAGCTGGTGAATCCGCGCCGCGGCTGCGTGGGCACCGGTGAGTGGGCCCTGCGCTTCGCCCAGGCACGGGGCGTGGAACGGCAGATCGCCGCGTTCGTGCTCGCGCACAAGGCCGCCGAGGTGGAGGTCCCGCACGAGGCGGTGAAGCTGCTGCCCCTGCGCAAGGATCGGCTCTTCCACGGCGTCAGCCACGCACTGGGCTACCTGCTCGGGGACGCGCTCTACCAGGGCTTCGATCAGGGGCTCGTGGACCGGACCGAGGTGCGAGCCCTGTTCCGAAATCCCCTGGAGGAC